TCAGCGCGCGATCCAGACGCCGGCGCCCGCCGCGGCGATCGACGCCGCGATCGTGACGGCGGCGTAGACGGCGGCTCGGCGGCCGGCCTGGGCGAGCAGCGCGGTTTCGACCGCGAACGTCGAGTATGTCGTATAGCCGCCTAGAACTCCGGCCGTAAGGCCGGCTAAGACGGCGGGGCTGACCGGCAGATC
The window above is part of the Paenibacillus sp. genome. Proteins encoded here:
- a CDS encoding CrcB family protein — protein: MSWLALVFVAAGGALGAALRAAALRWNRPGRVPYATLAVNVTGSFALGWLAGGDLPVSPAVLAGLTAGVLGGYTTYSTFAVETALLAQAGRRAAVYAAVTIAASIAAAGAGVWIAR